The following DNA comes from Pseudomonadota bacterium.
CTCTCCTCTGCCCAAGCCCTAATCTGATCGTTACTCTGATCCTCTAGTAGTGGGTAGTGGCCTCCACATACCGTTCGCACACTCATACTCCAGACGATATTATCCTTGCCAAATAGGGATATTAGCATCCGGAATAACTGCGCTTCTGAAAGGGACATCTCCACCATATAGGGGATAGTATTGCAGAATGGGGCGCGGTCGACAAATGACATACATTAACTAAGAGAGGCTCCAATACATCGACAAAACACCTTAATTTTGGTCTAATAATCGAATGGCCATGTTGCAGCTCAAATACATACCGGACCCGGTCCTGCGCACGCCCGCTGGCGCTGTCAGCACATTTGGAGCTGGGCTCCATACCTTTCTCGACAATATGTATGAGACCATGCTCGATGCCAACGGTCTTGGACTGGCGGCTCCTCAGGTTGGACGCTCAGAGCAGATCGCAATTATTGATATTTCGCTCGACTGTATACAGACACCTTTCGTCACCTCTCTTAGCAAGCAATCGCCCGAGGCGCATCTGCATAGGGGCCGACTTGAACTGATTAATCCAGAAATTATCGAGAGATCTGCGCGCATAGTTTCCTCCGAAGAGGGCTGTCTTAGTATCCCCGATTACCGTGACACCATCAAACGACATGAAGGTGTCACCGTACAAGCACAAGATCGACTTGGTCGTCTCTATAAGGTGGCGGCCATTGAGCTGCTAGCCTTTGCCCTGCAGCATGAGATCGATCACCTGCACGGCACCCTCTTCGTCGATCATCTAAGTAGATTAAAGAAAGTTCTATTTCGGAAGTGGTGCGCAAAAAAAAATGTGGAGCTGGAGGCTTAACGCCACGACTTAATGAACGTTATATTTTTTGGCACACCTCAGTTCTCAGTTCCGAGTCTTACTACACTCCTCGCCGTGCCGAATGTCTCTATACGAGCTGTCGTGACTCAGCCAGATAGGCCTGCTGGGCGGGGTGACAAGATCCAATCATCTCCGATTAAGCAACTAGCGCTCCAGCACCAAATAACGGTACTGCAACCAACATCGCTCAAAAAAGAGTTGCCATTATTTTTGGAGTCCCTTCAAGAGCTAGGCCCCTTTGATGTCGGCGTTGTAATCGCCTTCGGACAGATCCTTCCTAAAGCTGTGCTCGATCTGCCACAACACGGCTGTATAAATATTCACGCCTCTCTGCTTCCTCGCTGGAGGGGTGCAGCCCCGATCCAGCGTGCAATCCTCTCAGGCGATCACGAGACCGGCGTATGCCTGATGCGCATGGATGAGGGGTTAGATACGGGGGCGGTCTACTCTCGGCAGAGCGTTCCAATTCTTGCAACTGATACTTGTCAGACAATACATGACTCTCTGGCAGATATTGGGGCGAGGCTACTGTGTAGCGA
Coding sequences within:
- the def gene encoding peptide deformylase, whose translation is MLQLKYIPDPVLRTPAGAVSTFGAGLHTFLDNMYETMLDANGLGLAAPQVGRSEQIAIIDISLDCIQTPFVTSLSKQSPEAHLHRGRLELINPEIIERSARIVSSEEGCLSIPDYRDTIKRHEGVTVQAQDRLGRLYKVAAIELLAFALQHEIDHLHGTLFVDHLSRLKKVLFRKWCAKKNVELEA
- the fmt gene encoding methionyl-tRNA formyltransferase; this encodes MNVIFFGTPQFSVPSLTTLLAVPNVSIRAVVTQPDRPAGRGDKIQSSPIKQLALQHQITVLQPTSLKKELPLFLESLQELGPFDVGVVIAFGQILPKAVLDLPQHGCINIHASLLPRWRGAAPIQRAILSGDHETGVCLMRMDEGLDTGAVYSRQSVPILATDTCQTIHDSLADIGARLLCSDLNAIIEGRSTPVEQSNIGITYANKIAASEGLINWSTSSREIALTVRA